The following proteins come from a genomic window of Helicobacter sp. MIT 99-5507:
- the dnaE gene encoding DNA polymerase III subunit alpha has protein sequence MNKFTHLHLHTEYSLLDGANQIKKLAKRLKELNMKSVALTDHGCMFGALDFYINMLKEGIKPIIGIETYIHNDENLGSKNPLRFHLCLYAKNLVGYKNLMYLSSQAYINGFYKNPRLNKKILKEHSSGLICSSACLQGEVNYHLNTISQRNNARGFEHAKKVALEYQDIFGDDFYLEIMRHGILEQRFIDEQIIDLSLQTGIKIIATNDTHYTSKKDSFSQEVLMCVSTGKILSDNNRLKHSVNEFYVKSCEEMERLFVDIPDALTNTQELVDKCDLIIDLKSIEIKDPNGNIITKNMPPTAPTFKFTKEYAKNEGLDFVDDDSYFEYKCKEGLENRLKNVKEENHQIYRDRLDYEMQVIKGMKFSGYMLIVWDFVREAKRQNIPVGPGRGSAAGSLVAFCLEITDIDPIKHVLLFERFLNPERISMPDIDMDFCQDKRGDIINYVVKKYGENNVAHVVTFNSMSAKSVIRDVARVFGVEYKKADEFARLIPNKLKIQLKTGEKTDKDKMGAFELEPKISEIIARDKTLNDVWETALVLENQKRNLGTHAAAIVINSENELWEKIPLCKIGDKIATQYSMDYLEKVDLIKFDFLGLKTLSVIHKTFELINNKIDFNTIDLNDQKVYETIQNGNTIGIFQIESSGMQALNKKLRTNSFDDLVAVLALFRPGPMESGMVNDFIDRKHGIKKTQYIFPELEEILKSTYGVIVYQEQVMQIVQTIGGFSLGEADLIRRAMGKKDNKIMAENKAKFLSGAKNNGFDVTKSDELWELIVKFAGYGFNKSHTAAYAMISFQTAYLKTYYKHEFMAALLSSEKNNVDKINQYIQECRNIGIDVLPPHINSSMEDFSVDIINGEKKIIFGFSAIKGIGEKPIQLILQARKDKKFDTLEDFLSKVDSKIINRKVIESLAKSGTLRGLGYSLKSIVNNLDLIADVVKNNSKNLEIINSNDSLFKDFDDTSNNLALNIIHEDEYSKMELLDFEYEMLGIFMSGNPLDDFSSEIDGIKGVVLSYDIDRLKEGSRLLIVGIIKDIKSKISKKGNRFAEILIVDKVGNIWLQVFEKHLEQIENAPKNEPICLKCKASLRDSLISLQIEKIISLDEAKSEKVNIEFVEVNDDSKDSAIVIENDIIEDILDYILDVSCNLTYENLKDIQNLAIENNGKERLVFRVQDENTSYLLYSNYKINDNFKEKIKNFKIA, from the coding sequence TTGAATAAATTTACACATTTACATTTACACACTGAATACTCCTTGCTTGATGGTGCAAACCAGATTAAAAAATTAGCAAAAAGATTAAAAGAACTAAATATGAAATCTGTTGCCCTAACAGACCATGGTTGTATGTTTGGTGCGCTTGATTTTTATATCAATATGCTAAAAGAAGGCATAAAGCCAATTATTGGTATTGAGACATATATACATAATGATGAGAATTTAGGCTCTAAAAATCCACTTAGATTCCATTTGTGTCTATATGCAAAGAATCTAGTAGGCTATAAGAATCTTATGTATCTTAGCTCTCAAGCTTATATAAATGGATTCTATAAGAATCCAAGATTAAATAAAAAAATATTAAAAGAACACTCTAGCGGTCTTATTTGCTCGTCTGCTTGCCTTCAAGGTGAAGTAAATTATCACTTAAACACAATCAGTCAAAGAAATAATGCTAGAGGATTTGAGCATGCAAAAAAAGTTGCATTAGAATATCAAGATATTTTTGGTGATGATTTTTATCTAGAAATTATGCGTCATGGAATCTTAGAACAAAGATTTATAGATGAGCAAATAATAGATCTATCTCTTCAAACAGGTATAAAAATAATTGCTACAAATGATACTCACTATACATCTAAAAAAGATTCATTTTCACAAGAAGTGTTGATGTGTGTCTCTACAGGAAAAATATTGAGTGATAACAACAGATTAAAACATTCTGTAAATGAATTTTATGTCAAATCATGTGAAGAAATGGAGAGATTATTTGTTGATATTCCAGATGCGCTTACAAATACACAAGAATTAGTCGATAAATGTGATTTGATTATAGATTTAAAAAGTATTGAGATAAAAGATCCAAATGGAAATATCATTACCAAAAATATGCCACCAACCGCACCTACTTTTAAATTTACAAAAGAATATGCAAAAAATGAAGGGCTAGATTTTGTAGATGATGATTCTTATTTTGAATACAAATGCAAGGAAGGTCTTGAAAATAGATTAAAAAATGTAAAAGAAGAAAATCATCAAATATATAGAGACAGACTTGATTATGAAATGCAAGTCATAAAAGGAATGAAATTTTCAGGCTATATGCTTATTGTTTGGGATTTTGTGCGAGAAGCAAAAAGACAAAATATACCAGTTGGACCAGGTAGAGGAAGTGCAGCAGGTAGTTTGGTAGCTTTTTGTTTAGAGATTACAGATATTGATCCAATAAAGCATGTATTGCTATTTGAGCGATTTTTAAATCCAGAGCGAATTAGTATGCCAGATATTGATATGGATTTTTGTCAAGATAAAAGAGGCGATATTATAAATTATGTTGTTAAGAAATATGGTGAGAATAATGTTGCACATGTTGTAACTTTTAACTCTATGTCTGCAAAATCTGTAATAAGAGATGTTGCAAGGGTTTTTGGAGTTGAATATAAAAAGGCTGATGAATTTGCAAGACTAATTCCAAATAAATTAAAAATCCAGCTAAAAACAGGTGAAAAAACAGATAAAGATAAAATGGGAGCTTTTGAGTTAGAGCCAAAAATTTCTGAAATTATTGCTAGAGACAAGACATTAAATGATGTGTGGGAGACCGCACTTGTATTAGAAAATCAAAAAAGAAATCTAGGAACTCATGCTGCTGCTATTGTGATTAATAGTGAAAATGAATTATGGGAGAAGATTCCACTATGCAAGATTGGTGATAAGATCGCTACTCAATATTCTATGGATTATTTAGAGAAAGTTGATTTGATAAAATTTGACTTTTTGGGATTAAAAACTCTAAGTGTGATTCATAAGACATTTGAGCTTATTAATAATAAAATAGATTTTAATACTATTGATTTAAATGACCAAAAAGTCTATGAAACGATACAAAATGGCAATACGATAGGAATCTTTCAAATAGAATCTAGCGGAATGCAAGCCTTAAATAAAAAGCTAAGGACAAATAGTTTTGATGATTTAGTTGCTGTTCTTGCTCTATTTCGCCCTGGACCTATGGAATCTGGAATGGTAAATGATTTTATTGATAGAAAACATGGTATTAAAAAAACACAATATATATTTCCTGAATTAGAAGAGATTCTAAAAAGTACATATGGTGTTATTGTTTATCAAGAGCAAGTTATGCAAATAGTGCAAACTATCGGTGGTTTTTCTCTTGGTGAAGCAGATTTGATTCGTAGGGCGATGGGTAAAAAAGATAATAAGATTATGGCTGAAAATAAAGCTAAATTTTTAAGTGGTGCAAAAAATAATGGATTTGATGTAACAAAGAGTGATGAATTATGGGAGCTTATAGTGAAGTTTGCAGGGTATGGATTTAATAAATCTCACACTGCTGCATATGCGATGATTTCATTTCAGACAGCTTATTTAAAGACTTATTATAAACATGAGTTTATGGCAGCATTATTATCAAGTGAAAAAAATAATGTTGATAAGATAAACCAATATATACAAGAATGCAGAAATATAGGCATTGATGTATTGCCACCACATATTAATAGCTCTATGGAAGATTTTAGTGTTGATATTATAAATGGAGAGAAAAAAATCATATTTGGATTTAGCGCTATTAAGGGAATTGGTGAAAAACCAATACAGCTGATTTTACAAGCACGAAAAGATAAAAAATTTGATACTTTAGAGGATTTTTTAAGCAAGGTAGATTCTAAAATCATCAATAGAAAAGTCATAGAATCTTTAGCAAAATCAGGCACATTGCGTGGTTTGGGATATAGTCTAAAGAGTATTGTAAATAATCTTGATTTAATTGCTGATGTAGTTAAAAATAATTCTAAGAATCTAGAAATAATAAATTCAAATGATTCGTTATTTAAAGATTTTGATGATACAAGCAATAATTTGGCATTAAATATCATACATGAAGATGAATATAGCAAGATGGAATTGCTAGATTTTGAATATGAGATGCTTGGAATCTTTATGAGCGGGAATCCGCTTGATGATTTTAGTAGCGAGATTGATGGCATAAAGGGTGTTGTCTTAAGCTATGATATAGACCGCCTAAAAGAAGGTTCAAGATTGCTAATTGTTGGGATTATTAAAGATATTAAATCTAAGATTAGCAAAAAAGGGAATCGTTTTGCAGAGATTCTTATAGTAGATAAGGTTGGTAATATTTGGCTTCAAGTCTTTGAAAAGCATTTAGAGCAAATAGAAAATGCTCCAAAAAATGAGCCTATATGCTTAAAGTGTAAGGCAAGCCTTAGAGATAGCTTGATATCACTACAAATCGAAAAAATTATATCTTTAGATGAAGCCAAAAGCGAGAAAGTAAATATTGAGTTTGTAGAAGTAAATGATGATAGTAAAGATTCTGCGATAGTTATTGAAAATGATATTATAGAAGATATATTAGATTATATTTTAGATGTATCTTGCAATCTTACATATGAGAATCTAAAAGATATACAAAATCTTGCAATAGAAAATAATGGCAAAGAGAGGCTTGTATTTAGAGTGCAAGATGAAAATACTTCATATCTATTGTATTCAAATTATAAGATTAATGATAATTTTAAAGAAAAGATAAAAAACTTTAAGATTGCATAA
- a CDS encoding sodium-dependent transporter, with protein MNNFTKLGFILATLGSSIGLGHIWRFPYIAGVSGGSAFVIMYIMLTLIIGIPIVVAKMIIGNKTQKNVISAFNELDSTTKKHWSKAGIMVLGGPIILTFYAAVLGWVFYYLVIVSFSLPSDATTSKNIFDSFVGENIFISLASFFVCIFLTGFIVSKGVKNGLEKYNLILMPLLFLIFIGLFFYALTLPSFGKAADFLFKFDIHKITPSVVILALSQVFFSLSLGVGTIITYSSSAKKGENLLTSATWIAISGIIISIIAGLIIFTFLFEYQQEADAGPGMLFVSLPIVFGNMAYGWIISFLFFAAVLFAGITSAISILEPPVAYLEHTYKMSRVKITYILCFVIALIGIVVILSLSKDYGKYLTFYGKQLFEWVDFITAAIIMPLGALLALIFLTFVVDKKIVYRFARGFMSRQLFNIWYAIVKYIAPLVVILVLVAKFFDTFGK; from the coding sequence ATGAATAATTTTACTAAACTAGGATTTATTTTGGCCACTTTAGGTAGCTCTATTGGACTTGGGCATATTTGGAGATTCCCATATATAGCAGGAGTATCTGGTGGTAGTGCATTTGTAATTATGTATATAATGCTAACATTAATTATTGGAATCCCTATTGTCGTGGCAAAAATGATTATTGGTAATAAAACACAAAAAAATGTAATTTCAGCATTTAACGAGCTAGATTCCACCACCAAAAAACATTGGAGTAAAGCAGGTATAATGGTTTTAGGCGGTCCTATTATCCTTACATTCTACGCTGCGGTGCTTGGCTGGGTGTTTTACTATTTAGTAATAGTTAGTTTTAGCCTTCCTAGCGATGCAACTACATCTAAAAATATTTTTGATAGTTTTGTGGGTGAGAATATTTTTATCTCTTTAGCTTCATTTTTTGTATGTATATTTTTAACAGGATTTATTGTTTCCAAAGGTGTTAAAAATGGATTAGAAAAATATAATCTCATTTTAATGCCACTATTATTTTTGATTTTTATAGGATTGTTTTTCTATGCTCTCACTCTGCCATCATTTGGTAAGGCTGCTGATTTTTTGTTTAAATTTGATATTCATAAAATCACCCCTAGTGTTGTAATACTCGCATTAAGTCAAGTATTTTTCTCCTTATCACTTGGAGTTGGCACAATAATCACTTATAGCTCATCTGCCAAAAAAGGTGAGAATCTACTCACATCTGCTACTTGGATAGCGATTTCTGGGATAATTATTTCAATTATTGCTGGGTTAATTATCTTTACATTTTTATTTGAATACCAACAAGAGGCAGATGCAGGTCCTGGAATGCTCTTTGTATCACTTCCTATCGTTTTTGGAAATATGGCTTATGGCTGGATTATTTCATTCTTATTTTTTGCAGCTGTGCTTTTTGCTGGAATCACTTCAGCTATATCCATTTTAGAGCCTCCTGTAGCTTATTTAGAGCATACCTATAAAATGAGTAGAGTAAAAATTACTTATATTCTTTGTTTTGTGATAGCTTTGATTGGAATCGTAGTTATACTATCTTTAAGCAAGGATTATGGGAAATATTTAACATTTTATGGAAAACAGCTTTTTGAATGGGTGGATTTTATAACAGCAGCTATAATTATGCCACTTGGGGCGTTATTGGCATTGATATTCTTAACATTTGTAGTTGATAAAAAAATAGTTTATCGATTTGCTCGTGGATTTATGAGTAGGCAACTGTTTAATATATGGTATGCTATCGTAAAATATATCGCGCCACTAGTTGTAATATTAGTGCTTGTTGCAAAATTTTTTGATACATTTGGCAAATAA
- a CDS encoding beta-ketoacyl-ACP synthase III — protein sequence MKSIASYVPKNCITNKDFERIIDTSDEWITKRTGIKTRYFADNNEDSSELGVKAANLAISRAGIKVDDIDLVICATLSPDYLSMPSNACLISNRLGIENKPAFDIAAACSGFVYLLSLAKSFIESNAYNNILIVGAEKFSSILDFSDRSTCILFGDGAGAAVIGATNNENERIIDVNISANGKYNDFLMTPRSLGSNLNFSSEFDVSNIQATQSYVKMKGNETFKIAVKTLANDVEEILARNNININDIKYFIPHQANLRIINAVGDIIGIDNSKVVVTVNKYGNTSSASIPMAMDDIYKDGRLKKGDLLLLDAFGGGLTWGSSLLYFNGE from the coding sequence ATGAAATCTATAGCTTCCTATGTGCCAAAAAATTGCATCACCAATAAGGACTTTGAAAGAATAATTGATACATCTGATGAATGGATTACAAAAAGAACAGGTATCAAAACTCGCTATTTTGCAGATAATAATGAAGATTCAAGCGAGCTTGGAGTGAAAGCAGCAAATCTTGCAATAAGTCGTGCAGGTATAAAAGTAGATGATATTGATTTAGTGATTTGTGCCACTTTGTCTCCAGATTATTTAAGTATGCCTTCAAATGCTTGTCTTATTTCAAATAGACTTGGAATAGAAAATAAACCAGCATTTGATATAGCTGCAGCTTGTAGTGGATTTGTATATCTTTTATCTCTTGCAAAATCATTCATAGAATCTAATGCTTATAATAATATTCTTATTGTAGGTGCAGAAAAATTTAGCTCAATTTTAGACTTTAGCGATAGAAGCACTTGTATTTTATTTGGTGATGGTGCTGGAGCAGCAGTAATTGGTGCTACAAATAATGAAAATGAGAGAATCATTGATGTTAATATTAGTGCAAATGGTAAATATAATGATTTTTTAATGACTCCACGTTCTTTGGGTTCAAATTTGAATTTTTCTAGTGAATTTGATGTATCAAACATACAAGCAACACAAAGTTATGTAAAAATGAAAGGCAATGAGACATTTAAAATAGCAGTTAAAACTTTAGCAAATGATGTTGAAGAGATTCTAGCTAGAAATAATATTAATATTAATGATATAAAATATTTCATACCACATCAAGCAAATCTTAGAATCATCAATGCAGTTGGTGATATAATAGGGATTGATAATTCTAAAGTTGTAGTAACTGTGAATAAATATGGCAATACTTCATCTGCTAGTATTCCTATGGCAATGGATGATATTTATAAAGATGGTAGGCTTAAAAAAGGAGATCTATTATTATTGGATGCTTTTGGTGGAGGACTCACTTGGGGTTCAAGTTTGTTATATTTTAATGGCGAGTAA